A stretch of DNA from Labrus mixtus chromosome 6, fLabMix1.1, whole genome shotgun sequence:
gtgtagcaaagaaatagtgttggttgtgttattttaacaagtgaaatacagtatcaaatggaagttaatgccttttgccttggcatgaccccgttattattgtacaggtaatgcaaaggcagagtaccttaacttccaaataagggtcaaaggtcatgttcgagctaaagatttttttatgaacattaataacctcattaaaaagacgaagaattgccacatttccaatattctgcctgcaactcatttggctggacaacaaaaagacttcaAAAGAAGtaatttttctcagttctacacgagttaattatccctgcactcatgttcacttcatttggctgtctactctgtttttgcacatttacatttaatctttcatatttaatttacaaccatctacgactctgtttttgcacatttacatttaatctttcgtatttaatttacaaccatctacgactctgtttttgcacatttacatttaatctttcatatttaatttacaaccatctacgactctgtttttgcacatttacatttaatctttcatatttaatttacaaccatctacgactctgtttttgcacatttacatttaatctttcatatttaatttacaaccatctacgactctgtttttgcacatttacattcaatcttccatatttaatcttcctatttaagactagtaatgcttagttaaatcctggttgtatatatattcacattcttatttttgatatcttttagtacttgtagttaatattatattgtgtttagatttgctaacattgtgttttttactcatattgtgtgtttggataacctgctgctgtaacgccacaatttcccagtttgggatcaataaagtaattctcttctattttattctattaaggtcttttgcctttgtagggcagcaTAGTGGGTATATAATGCTTTTTGTTGACGTTTGGGGTTGTGTATAAGTGCATTTAGCTGACTGTATAGACTAAAAGTAAATCTTCATTGCTATGCTGTAACACAGTTCTTGAGTGAATGCCTGGGAACTGTAATAGTAACATTATCTGGATGAAGTGCAACCGAGTACATACCCGCCCCCCTGTTAGTTAtttacaaacacagctgttcCCTCTTTACACGCTAACTTTGACAAACAGATCGTTTAAGGAAACCCTTGGCTTACTACTTTGTTGTAAAGCTTATATGAATGACACATAATAATACAAAAGGTAATATGAGCCGAGTATAACCATctcattcattttccttttttggttCCTACTACCGGTATAGTAGGTCAGCTACGTGTCACTGTGACAGTCAAAGAAAGCTTACTCTTtgggtgacaaaaaaaagtacgATAATAAGTGTTATATtatcacaaatgcacacaagcAGTAATCAAATCCCACGTTGCTATTGGCATACTTTCCAATGATAGTAAATAATATTAGCTCCATGACGCTAAGTATAACTTTAGTCAGCCTTACCTCCGGAGGTAGATACGGGGTGTTATTGCTTGGTTTGAAGTTGCGAGCGAACCGAGCCTTGGATTTCTTGTTGTTCTTAACACAGGCTTTTTTCGAGGCTACCCCATAACCGTTTCCCGGTTTGAAGTTGGCCGCTTGAGACCCAGAGCAGTGTCCATTTCCCGAGCCAAACAAGTCCGATACCCGCTCATCCATCGGCTAGCGTTACTCTGCGACCCAACTCGGTAGCTAGCTTACCCGCTACGTGGATAAAATGGTGCTTTGATGTCAGAATGAGAATTGTATTGGAGTTGTATAAGCCTTCTGTCGGTATCTTCCACccctccaaaaataaaaacaaagcaccaaccccccccccctcaaactCTTTAAACCGAACAATAACAGGACGGTCCGGGGGCTGTCGTTTTAATTTTACAGTCTGCTTACGTCACATGTTTTTACCTCAAAGGGGTGTGCTTGATTCTGACAACTGCAGAGCGCGAGTGAGCGGTTCCAGTTATGTTTTCACTTGTGCCAGATTGTCTGTAGGTTTAAACCCCGCCCGCCTGCCTGGCTACTAATAAGATCGTGACAGGGAATTTACACACTAACACCGTTTTGAAGTTTTTTgcatcagacaaaaaaaaaaaaagaaggagataTTACATAACACTTCATAAATCTAGTTTTCTAAAAGATGATGACGAAAGATACAAAATATTGTCACCAACTTAGACATACACATACCCGGccacaaattaaacaaaagtcTCGATTGTAATCTCACATAATTCAAAAGCTAAGGCGgaatttgtgttcatttttttaactattgAAAAATACTTAAATCATTCTACTTTATGATTCTTTGTTCAGGCCAAAGTGGGTGGTGGAGTAATGCtaaacttattattattattattattttttttttacaatctgcCCCCCTATATAAAAAGGGTGGACAACAGTTAATATGATGCAAGCCAGTTCAACACCATTGCAACCTATAACCTCAGTAATAAATGTACATAAGAATGGTTGGCCCTGCACGGTACACAGAAAAGggtaacattaaaaacatgaacagaacaaAATATGGGTATTGTTAATCTTTTGTTTGGTTGATTATTCTTCTAACTAAAAATATGTAGTTGAAGATGAAGTACAcctgtgatatttatttttttacatggtCACTGCAAACaaccaaataaataaacagcgGGAACTCTGTAGCAATAGAACAACAGCGCCACCCGGTGTATTTGTAAGTCCATGTCCTCTTGGTTTCCTTCAGAGGACACAGTGAGTTACAATGAAAACTTTGCAAATTCATAAAGAGGGAAAAAAGTATACCGTCCAATAGTTTATACACTTTGAAGAGGGCCTTTCCAGCAATATCCTGGTGGAGATAGTCCGACCCTCTTAGACTGGATTTGGTAAACCCATTAAAGCAGTTGTACCCAGCCAAGTTTCATGGCTTTGCTCCTGTTGCTGATATAACTACATATACTTAGTGGTCATTTTGGTCTggcatttcagcttcaaatagtGTTTCAAAATCTGATcgtatcttattttatttaactacGATTTGTTTCAGACATTACTTTTTGGCAATTTTTGTTCATAATTAGAGAAAAAAATAGTAGCGTTTGGAGTGACAGACACGGGTGATCACATTGGAATGCAAGTTGCACATGAAACTAAGCttgtttctaaatgtattttacataagTTGCACTTTTACTTAAGATGATCCATGGACTTTAAACCAAGTTACCTAAGATACCTAGaaattgatttaatgtttttcttttcctcgtAGAACACTTGgttcatcaaaaaaaagaaccacTTCCCAGAACTACATAATATATTTTAACATATAAACTTGCTTTTTACTCAGTTTCAGACAGACAGTGCACATGAACTGTGTGACTTGTTGTTCCTGCAAAGAGACTGAGATTTCAGAAAAGTCGGCCAACTCCCCTGTGGGAAATGAACTGTTCCAGACTGTGGCATTTCTCAACACTGATTGGTCAGGCGACCTCTGATGTAAGGGCTCAACCCATTTAGTCCTGGCTGAGAGAGGTGTTTTGAGATTGTTATTGCCTTAGGTTCCTTCTAAAAAATCCTCACTCACATCTGCGCACTACTTCCTTGTGCACCTTTGTTAAAAACTCTGCTTCTGCTCCTTCAGTCAGCATGAGTTATCCACTGGTGATTCTGCTCTGTGTGGGACTACTGCAGCAGACTGCAAGGGCCGTTCCTATGGATAAGCTAGCAGACAGCAAAACTTGTGGAGATTCAGAATGCTCATGTAAGTCAGAGAAGAGTGAAGTATTGGGTATATCTTTGATTGCTTTTACAATGTATATGAATGTTTTCTATATACTTCAGTTGTTCATCTGTGTCCCCCCTTCTCTTGTGCTTTCTATAATATTAGATGTTCTCTCCATGGCCACAGCCCTGGATGACTTCATAGCTCCTGACTGCAGATTCATCAACATCAGAAAGGGTCAGATGGTCTACGTGTATTCTAAACTCACACCAGAGGAGGGCGCTGGAGTCTTCTGGTCGGGAAGCGTATGTGCATAAATGTCtcttattttaaatcatttgtaaaaaaaaccccaaaaaaaccaaaaaaaacagaaaatgtgaaacaaatgtAATCTTCCTTGAGCCAAATGTCATAAAAGCCATTTTGTTATATATTCAATTCACTGTTTTGAAGATGAATAAGCATTTAAGGGATGTGAAGTCTAGAAAGAAgtgtttatgtttaatgttGGTTATGgtaaattattaaaaatgtcatgttaaTTCCAATGGCAGGTCTACAGTGAGAGGTATGTGGACCAGATGGGCATTATTGGATACTTCCCTGCAACGATGGTGAAGGAGACCCAGAAGTTTATGGAAGACACAGTAAAGATTCCTACGACTGTGAGTCTGTCTACCTCTTTCATAGGATAATATCTAAGGGCAatgcatttcactttttaatttcatctttcctttttttccaggaCATGGACTTTCACTGTTATTAAGGCCCAACATGCTGAGGCCTCTTTATATTCAAGTCTTGCTTTTATATACTTTTCATTTATAGTGGACAGATACCTGGACAATCTCAGCCCTCCACAGCCAGCAGTCCGACACCCCTGATGTTGACTTAacgtgtctgttttgttttcttctgtctgGAAAAGACACTTTGATTAATAAACCCCTTTACATTTGAATCCACaatgttcatttttcaaataataaaattgCTATTTCACTTAACATGTCAACATGGAGAGAATGCTAAAACAGAGTAATTGCTGTGGTGATCCTCAAACtcaattttcatcttttcttttaggCATTTTTTAAAGGAACGTTTTCTTGACCCTGCTgtcagactttttctttttttatacagaaAGCACATTGCAAAGTGTTCATGATTCTAAATAAACAAGTAGGCTACAGAGGGATTTTTctagaagcaaaaaaaatagcaaaaacacatttcaatgaaTGAATTAATTAGTCATAGGCTATAAGCTATTTTTGAGTGAACACATTATaacattgtgtttcttttacttATCAATTAGAAATCAATTAATTGTCTATATAATTGATTGTAAGCATTGggtggctgtagctcagttggtagagttggcacctctcaaccagaacatcaagggttcaatccccagctgaacaacatgtccaatgtgtcctcaGACATCCAACAAGACATCCAACCCTGCATTGACCCCGCTGCTtctgtggcggtgtatgaatggattagtgttgtacttaatctcttatgtacatcgctttggataaaagcatttgttaagtgaattgtaaccTTGTAACATTTGTAAATAAGTCATTAGCATTTTTTGAGTTAATACATTATTActttttatgtttaatattggaTGTAAATAAATTCAGTGAAGTGATTCAACCTGTAAATTAGACATGCATACAAAAATTTATAAAGTAGCCTAGCTAATAAACTATTCTGAGCTAACTATTCAATATATTAAAAGAGACtacaaagaaatgcaaaatcATAAACTGACGCAAATGACCTGATACTAAGTGTCATGTTTTGCTTATCGTTTTAATAGTGTTGTTCACTCTATGCTAGTTGCACTAGCTTTTTAGTGGGCTTTGGTTTTATGCATGCAGCCAACAATCCGCCTTCATACATCgctggtcgtctctcaactccAACTCCATTTGCGTTTCTCAAATTGCTAATCGGACTGTAAATGATGGGCACGCATGAATAAAAGTCGTAGCCGGAAGTCCTTTGATGTAAAAGCGCGCCAGATGATAGCCGAAGGGTTCTAAAATTGATGCAAAGGAAAAGTCCTAGAAGCA
This window harbors:
- the LOC132975381 gene encoding otoraplin-like, which encodes MSYPLVILLCVGLLQQTARAVPMDKLADSKTCGDSECSYVLSMATALDDFIAPDCRFINIRKGQMVYVYSKLTPEEGAGVFWSGSVYSERYVDQMGIIGYFPATMVKETQKFMEDTVKIPTTDMDFHCY